The following is a genomic window from Amycolatopsis sp. BJA-103.
CGCCCCGGACAGCGAAGTGGCCCGGGCGGCGCGCGCCACCCGGGCCTCCTGGCTGCGCCGCACTATCGGCCGAGCATGAACCGAGCGGCCTGCTCGCCGACCAGCACCGCCGGCGCGTTGGTGTTGCCCGTGGTCACCCGCGGCAGCACCGACGCGTCGGCGATCCGGAGCCCGCTCAGCCCGTGCACGGCGAGTTCCGGATCGACCACGGACTCCGCGTCGGTCCCCATCCGGCAGGTCCCGACCTGGTGGTGGTAGGTGATGGCGGTCCGCCGGACGTACTCGCGGACGTCGGCGTCGGGCCCGGGGTACAGCTCGCGGGCACCCCACTCCTCCGCCAGGGCGGCCGCCCGGCCGATCTCCCGGCACTGTTCCACCGACGCGACCAGGCTCTCGAAGTCGGCCGGGTCTTCCAGCGCGGCGAGGTCGATCAGCGGCTCGTCGAGCGGGCTCGGCCCCGAAAGCCGGAGACTGCCCCGGCTGCGCGGCGTCACCAGGCCCGCCATCAGCGAGAACCCGGTCTCCGGGCCGGTCATCCACGATTCGTACATCGGCACGCTGAAGTGGATCGGCTGGGTGTCGGGCACCGCCAGCCCGGGACGGCTGCGCCAGAACAGATGGGTCTGCGTGACCGAGCGGCCGGGCGCGGGCGGCTCGACCTCACGCCGGTCGGTCGCGAAGATGACCGGGGACAGCAGGTGGTCGTGCAGGTTCTTCCCGACTCCGGGTAGCTCGGCGACGACGTCGATGGCGTGCACCTCCAACTCGTCCACGGGGCCGATACCGCTGCGGAGCAGGATCGCGGGCGAGGCCAAGGCCCCGGCGGCGAGCACGACCTCGTCGGCGAAGACCTTCCGCAGTTCGCCGTCGATCTCCGCCAGCACCCCGGTCACCTTGGTGCCCTCGATCAGCAGCCGGTGCACCAGCGCTCCCGTGTGGACGGTCATCCGCTCGGCCGCGGGCTGCCCGTACGCGAGCCAGGTGTTGAGCCGCTTGCCGTCCCGCGTGGTGACACGCTGCACCGAGACCCCGTCGAGCTCGTCGCCGTTGTAGTCCGGGTTGAACGGAAGGCCGGCCTGCACCGCCGCGTCCACAATGGACTGCTGGATCGGGTGCAGCGGCTCGTTCGGGACGACGTCGAGCAGATCCTTCTCGATCCGCTCGAACACCGGGCGCACGTCGTCCCATCGCCAGCCGGGCAGCTCCCAGCCGTCGTAGTCGGCGGGGGCGCCGCGCACCCAGATCATCGCGTTGAGCGCGTGCGACCCGCCGAGCACCTTGCCGCGCGGCAGGTGCAGCCGCCGGTTCGCCGCGTGCGGCTGCGGCACCGTGTAGTAGTCCCAGTCCTCCGGACCGTGCCACAGCTCTCCAGCCCGCGAAGGGTCGTGAATGGCCGGGTTGGTGTCCGGCCCGCCCGCTTCGAGCAGGGTGACCCACGCCCCGGAGTCGGCCAGTCTCCTGGCGACCACCGAACCGGCCGAACCCGCTCCTACCACGATGACGTCCATGTCCCCCACCCTCGCAAGTCGGGACCCGGTGCGGCGGATTCGGTTCGCTGGCCGACAATCGGCGTGCCCTGGCGGGCAAGACCGAAGAGCGCGTGGCGCCCGATACTCGATCACACACCGGTCGAGGAGGAGCTAGCCATGGCCACACGCCTGTTCATCGACGGACAGTGGACCGCCGCCGGAGGCGGATCCCTGCCGACGTACGATCCGGCCACCGGCCAGGTGATCGAGGACGTCGGCACCGCGTCGGCCGCCGACGTCGACGCCGCCGTCGGTGCCGCCCGCAAGGCATTGGACGACCCCGCCTGGGCGGGGCTGCTGCCCGTCCAGCGAGCCGCGCTGCTGTTCAAGCTGGCGGCGCTGGTCGACACGCACCACGAAGAGCTGGCCGCGCTCGAAACGCGCGACCAGGGCCAGCCGATCGGCATCTCCCGCCAGGTCAGCGTCACCGGCGCGGCCGAGCACCTGCGATACTTCGCGGGCTGGGTGACCAAGATCCAGGGCACCACCAACCCGGTGTCCTTCCCGGACACCCTGCACTACACCCGCCGCGAGCCGGTCGGGGTCAACGCGCTGATCACGCCGTGGAACTTCCCGCTGATGATCCTGGTGTGGAAGCTGGCGCCCGCACTGGCCACCGGCAACACCGTGGTGATCAAGCCCAGTGAGGTCACGCCGCTGACCAGCATCCGGCTGGTGGAACTGGTGGACGAGGCCGGGTTCCCG
Proteins encoded in this region:
- a CDS encoding GMC family oxidoreductase — encoded protein: MDVIVVGAGSAGSVVARRLADSGAWVTLLEAGGPDTNPAIHDPSRAGELWHGPEDWDYYTVPQPHAANRRLHLPRGKVLGGSHALNAMIWVRGAPADYDGWELPGWRWDDVRPVFERIEKDLLDVVPNEPLHPIQQSIVDAAVQAGLPFNPDYNGDELDGVSVQRVTTRDGKRLNTWLAYGQPAAERMTVHTGALVHRLLIEGTKVTGVLAEIDGELRKVFADEVVLAAGALASPAILLRSGIGPVDELEVHAIDVVAELPGVGKNLHDHLLSPVIFATDRREVEPPAPGRSVTQTHLFWRSRPGLAVPDTQPIHFSVPMYESWMTGPETGFSLMAGLVTPRSRGSLRLSGPSPLDEPLIDLAALEDPADFESLVASVEQCREIGRAAALAEEWGARELYPGPDADVREYVRRTAITYHHQVGTCRMGTDAESVVDPELAVHGLSGLRIADASVLPRVTTGNTNAPAVLVGEQAARFMLGR